ACAGCCCAAACCGGAAGCGCACTCGCCAAATTTCGAAAGCACGATTATTGACCGGCTCAACGCCATGGAACAGCGCTGGGCGCAGGAACAGCAGCTGTTGCGCCGGGAATTGCGGGAACGGCCGGCCCCGGCGGCGGCTCCGGCTGAAGACCGGCTGTCGCGGCTGGAAGCCGAATACCGCCGCGCGCTTACCGAAAAAAACATACTGGTTCAGGAACTGGCGAATTTGAAAACCGCCGTTTCCAAAATGACGAACCAGGGCAGTTATCTGGATCAGATTTCAACGGTGGTCCTTACCCTGCGCGACGCCGTTTCCACGCTCAGCCTGCAAAGCGGCGCGACTCTTGATTTCGCCCGCAACGCCGCACAGAAAGAAGAGGAATTCGCGCGCGCCAAGGATCAGATAAAAAAGCTTGCCGCCGCTCATGCGGAAAGCGAACAAAACGTCAAACAGCGCGACGGGCATATCGAAACGCTTAAAGCGGACAAACTGCGCGCCGTTCAGGAACTGCTGAAACTCAAACAGAGCCTTTCGCAGATCCGCGCGGTCAACAGCGCGCTTGAGCGGGAATTAACCCGCGTGGAAGCCGAAAAACAGGCAGTCCAGCGCAGCGCGGCGGAACAAGCCACTTTCATCGGCCGGCTGAAAAAGGACATGGCCGACAATGAAGCCAGATATCTCAGCGAGGTCAGCGAGCTTACCCGCAAATGGGAAGAACAGAAGATCGAGATGTCCGACCTGACGGCGGAACTCGGCAGGATGCAGGCGCGGCACGAGGAAAAAGTTTCCGAACTGAACGCGTTGCTGCGGGAGCAGGCCGCCAGCTATCAGGCGCGCATCAACCATCTGGAACTGCTGCAAAAAACCAGCGAGGAAAAACTCAAACTGGTCGAGCGGGAACGCCGGGAACTGCAGGAGCGGTGCGACGGGCTCGCGGCGGAGAAGCGGACCGTTGAGCGTGAACGCAACGATCTGGAACTGGACAAGAGCAGGCTTGAGTCGGATAAACGGAGCATGGAACGCGAAATGATCCGGCTGCAATCTGAAAAAGAGGCGCTGTCGGCGCATATCAACAAACTGACAACCCACGGCAGGCTGCTGTTCGAGCACAAACAGCAGCTGGACGCCGCGGTGGCTGAACTGCAGCGCAAATCACGCGAAAACATGGCGTCAATCGCCTCGCTCAACACCGAAGTTTCGGAGCTTAACCGGCGCAACGAAAGCCTGAAGCAGGAAATGACCGCCAAGCAGGCGGAAACAGCCCGGCAGCAGGCCGAACTGACCCGGGCCCACAAGGAAGCGGAAACTTCGCTTAAAGAAATGCTCTCGCACGAGACCGCGGTGTCCGCCGCGCTCTCAAAGAAAATCGAAAGGCTTGAAAACGCCACGCGCGACTTCGCCGGCCGGCTTAAATGGGCCATTACCGGCAAACCGCCCCGCGAAAACGAGAATGACGGCAATGACTGAGAAACAGCTTTGCGTGGCGGTGCTTTACGGAGGCAAATCCGCCGAGCACGATATTTCCATACAGTCCGGCACAACCATTTGCCGGCTGGCGGGCCACACCGGCTTTGGCGTGGTGCCGGTGTATATTGATCGTGAAGGCCGCTGGTTCCTGCAAACAGAACCGGGCGGCTCAAACACCCGCAGGGACAGGGTTCTGCCCGTCCCGGGCAGCGGCAGGCCCGCGCTGATCTCCCATGACACCGGACGAAAAGGCCTGCATATTGAATTTGACGTCGCTTTTCCGATACTGCACGGCCCGATGGGCGAAGACGGCACCCTGCAGGGACTGCTGGAGCTGTGTTCAATCCCGTACGCCGGATGCGGAGTGCTGGCATCGGCCGCAGGAATGGACAAAGAGGTGTGCAAACGGCTCGCGCAGTCGGCAGGCGTGGCGGTTCTGCCGCATGTAACGCTTCACCGGGAAACGTGGTCGCTTTCCGCCGCCGGGTCCGCGGCGCTGGAATTCGGATATCCGGTATTCGTAAAACCGCTTTGCATGGGCTCTTCAGTGGGCATAACCCGCGTGACAGAACCCGCCGCGCTTGAAACGGCTGTTGCAAAAGCGTTCCGATACGACAGCCGGGTGATGATAGAACGCGGAGTGGATCACGCCCGTGAAATCATGTGCGGACTGCTTGGAAGCGGAGCGGACTGCAAGGTTTCCGTATGCGGAGAAATCGGCGCCATAGCGGGCGAATTTTTCGACTATAACGCCAAGTACGAATCCGCGCACGGGTTCGACCTGCCCGCAAACATTCCGCCCGAAACAGCCGCGCTGGCGCGCGATTATGCTTTGAAAGTGTTTTCCGCCATACGCGGCGAAGGATTCGCGCGGGCGGATTTTCTGCTTGACCCTAAAACCGGAAACCTGTTTTTCGGTGAAATCAATACCGCGCCGGGCTTTACGCCAAACAGCCTTTATCCGCAGTTATTTAACGCTTCCGGCGTATCTCCGGCGCAGGCGGTACGCCGCCTGATCGAACTGGCCGCCAAACGCCAGAACGACGCGAAACTCGTTTCCGTAACCAGATAAACACACCCGTTTATTTCTCCCGCCCGGCTCGCGCCGGCGCGGAACCCTTTGTTTTTCCGGAATGATTGGCGCACGACCCGGCAATCGGGCGCGGATATGCCCGCGCGCAAACCAGAAAACAGGCCGCAGGCTTCATTTTTCCGGCTGCGACCGAACCCCGCTTGCTTTGCCGGCCGACAGGCCGGGATTTCAAGTCAAGCACGCGTCGACTCAAGCATAGTGCCGGGCGGAATTTTGAAACCACATGCCGGGTATTTTTTCTGCCTGAAAACAAGGCGGGCCCTGCATACACAAGGGCCCGTCTTCACAACATAACCGGCACCGTTTATTTCGCGGCGGCTTTTCCGCCGCCAGCCTGTTTCGCGGCTGGTTTGCCGTCAGCCGGCGCGACAGGTTTATCGGCTGCTTTACCGCCGTCATCCGCCGGCACAACCGACTCCAGCAGTCTGGTCGCTTCGGGATTCGCCGGGTTCAGCGCCTTGTCGGATATTTTATAATTGAACTGATAAGTGGAAAGCAATCCGTTCGGTTCGGAAGGCGGCACTTTAACCGAAATGGCATACGCATTGTCGGATGAAAGCTGAATCGCCCACTCGATTTCGGTGTCCGGCGCCTTGGTGGTAGCCCTGACAAGTTCCTCAAGCGATTTGCCCGACGGCAAAACATAAGCCTTGATCTGCCCGATAACTTCAGCCTGGTTAATCTCCGGCGCGGCTGGCGCAACCTCGGCGGACTCGACCGGTACGGGAAGTTTGACGCCGGGTATCGAGATCCCTCGCTTCGATAACAGGACAAAGGGATTATATTTTGCCGGCAGAACATTGAATTTGGCGAGCATGAACGCCGCCACCAGCGAGATCGCAAGCATCA
The sequence above is drawn from the Elusimicrobiaceae bacterium genome and encodes:
- a CDS encoding D-alanine--D-alanine ligase, with amino-acid sequence MTEKQLCVAVLYGGKSAEHDISIQSGTTICRLAGHTGFGVVPVYIDREGRWFLQTEPGGSNTRRDRVLPVPGSGRPALISHDTGRKGLHIEFDVAFPILHGPMGEDGTLQGLLELCSIPYAGCGVLASAAGMDKEVCKRLAQSAGVAVLPHVTLHRETWSLSAAGSAALEFGYPVFVKPLCMGSSVGITRVTEPAALETAVAKAFRYDSRVMIERGVDHAREIMCGLLGSGADCKVSVCGEIGAIAGEFFDYNAKYESAHGFDLPANIPPETAALARDYALKVFSAIRGEGFARADFLLDPKTGNLFFGEINTAPGFTPNSLYPQLFNASGVSPAQAVRRLIELAAKRQNDAKLVSVTR